The DNA region AGCCGGATGCGCATCGTGGTGCTCGATGCCTGCCGCAACAACCCGTTTCCCAACGTCAATGACGCCGGCCGCGGCCTTGCCGTCGTCGATGCCCCGAGCGGCTCGATCGTCGGCTATTCGACTGCACCCGGCATGGAGGCGCAGGACGGTAGCAACGGCCACAGCCCCTACACCAACGCCTTCCTGCGTCTGGCGCGCGAGCCCAACCTGCCGATCGAGCAGCTGTTCAAGCGCGTCCGCCTGGAGGTCAACAGCACGACCGACGGCCGGCAGACACCGTGGGAGAGCTCGTCGCTGACCTCCGACTTCTATTTCTTCGGCGACACCGCCGTCGCGTCGGGCCGTGCGCCTGAAAACGGTCCGGTCGTGCAGATGGCATCGAACCTGCCGAACCGGTCGGTGCGCCAGGCCTATGACTTCGTGCTGTCGGAGGGGCGGCCGGAATACTATGAGGAGTTCATCCGGCTCTATCCGCGCGATCCGCTCTGCGACCCCATTCGCTTCCTGCTGACGAACTGGCTGCAGGTCGCGGCCTGGCACAAGGCGGTGCTTGCCAACACGCCGTTCGCCTACAAGACCTTCCACGACAATTTTGGCAACAGCCCCTACGCGCAGTCGGCGTTGAAGCTGCAGGCGCAGCCGAAAGCAATTCCGCTGATGCAGTTCACGCGGCTCTCTAGCCGTCCAGCCTTCCGGCCGATCAATGCCGGCGCGCAGGGTGCCGTCGGCAAGATCGTGACCATGCCTGCGCCTGCAGCGAAGCCGGTCGGCATGCCAAGCTCAATCGGCAAGGGCAAGGTCGCGAGCCTTCCTGGAGCCAATGCCGGCAACACCACATCGAACCGGATCATGAAGGATAACAGCGGGCAGCACTTCCGCGCCGAGCGGCAGAGCATGCAAGTCAACCGGACGGGATCGGGTGGTAGCCATACAGCGTTCCACCCAAGTCCGTCCGGCTCACATCTCGGCGGAATGGGCGGCAGCCACCGTGGCGGCTTCAGGCACTGATCAGCCGCGCTCCACAACGAAACAGGAGCAGAGCGACGACCGCCCTGCCCCTGTTTCGTTTCAAGATGCTGGTCTCAGGCGACGAGCTTCGCAAACAGGTCGGCATCGACATTGCCGCCCGAGAGCACGATGACGACATTCTTGCCCTTGGCGTCGATCCGTCCCGCCAGCAGCGCCGCGAGCCCGACCGCGCCGCCGGGCTCGACCACGAGCTTCAGCTCGCGATAGGCGAAGGCGACGGCAGCACCGACCTCGTCGTCGGAGACGCTGACGCCATTCGCGAGCAGCTTGCTGTTGATGGCAAACGTGAGCTCGCCCGGCATCATCGCCATCAGTGCATCGCAGATGGTGCGCGCCGCGACCGGATGCGCCTCGCGATGGCCGACCTTGAGCGACAAAGCGTGATCGTCATAGCCCGCGGGCTCGGCGACGATCACCTGGGCCTGCGGATACTTCGCCTTCACGGCGGTGGCGACACCTGCGATCAACCCGCCGCCCGAAGCCGGCGCGACCACGATGTCGGGCACAAGCCCGAGCGCGGCCATGTCCTCGGCGATCTCGCGGCCCGCAGTACCCTGGCCTGCGATCACGAAGGGATCGTCATAGGGGCGCACCAATGTCGCACCACGCTTGCTGGCGATGCCATTGGCGATCGCCTCGCGGTCGTCGCGATCGCGATCGTACAGCACGACCTCGGCGCCGTAGGACTTGGTCCGCTCACGCTTGGTGATCGGCGAGTCCGCAGGCATCACGATGGTCGCCTGCATGTTGAGGATCTTTGCCGCCGCGGCGACGCCCTGGGCGTGGTTGCCCGAGGAGAACGCGACGACGCCCCCGCTCCGCTTGTCCTGCGGAATCGAGGCGAGCTTGTTGAAGGCGCCGCGGAACTTGAACGATCCGGTCCGTTGCAGCATCTCGGGCTTGAGGAAGACCTGGGTGCCGACGCGTTCGTTGAGAACGGGGAAAGTCAGGAGCGGCGTGCGCACCGCGAACGGCGCGACCACCCTTGCAGCGGCATCGATGTCCGCGGCAGCGACGGGTGGATTGAGAGTGATGTCCGTCATCCACGATTTGTATCGCGGCGGCGGGTAACCCGGCAAGACGCTTTAGCGTGAGTTTGGCTGAGGCGCCGGCAAGGCCGCGAAATGGTGCTCTTCGGCGCCGAATTCGAGCGCCTCGCCCTCGCCGTCGGGCGCCACGGGGCGGACGTTCATGCAGCGGTCGATGAACACCCGGGCCGACGCCTGCCAGGTGTGGAGCGCGGCGAAATCGACGCAGGCCTGCCGCGGGATGCTGAGCGCCTCCAGACAGGCGTGGCGCAGATCCTCGTCGAGCACCCCGACCGGCGCCGCGCCGATCACGTCGCGGGGACCGGTGACCGGAAAAGCGGCAACCGGCAGGCCGCTGGCCAACGCTTCAAGCAGCACCAAACCGAACGTATCGGTGCGGCTGGGGAAAACGAACACATCGGCCGCGGCATAGATTTCGGCCAATTCTTCCCCATGGCGGGCGCCGAGGAAGAGGGCTTCCGGATATTTCCGCTCCAGCGCCGCCCGCGCCGGGCCGTCGCCGACCACCACCTTGGTGCCGGGCAGATCGAGATCGAGGAACGCCTCGAGGTTCTTCTCCACCGCCACCCGGCCGACGCTGAGATAGACCGGCTGCGGCAGGCAGAGATCGACATCGCGCGGGTGGAACAGCGCGGTATCGACGCCGCGCGACCACAGCACCACGTTGCGGAAGCCGCGCTGGCGCAGTTCGGCGGCCAGCGCCGGGGTTGCCGCCATCACCGCCCGGCTCGGCTTGTGGAACCAGCGCAGCGCGCGCCACACCCAGGCTTCCGGAACGGGCGTGCGTGCCGAGACGTATTCGGGAAAGCGGGTGTGGAAGCTCGTCGTGAACGGCAGGCCGTGCTTGCGGCAATAGCGGCGAACCGACAGCCCGATCGGGCCTTCGGTCGCGATATGGATGCTGTCGGGCCTGGCAGCCTCGATCAGGCTTGCGACCTTGGCCTGATAGGGCAGCGCCAGCCGGAGATCGCGATAGCTCGGCATCGCGAAGGTGCGGAACTCGTCCGGCGTCAGGAAGCTCACCTCGACGCCGAGCGATTTCGCCGCCTGTGCCATCATGGTCAGCGTGCGGACAACCCCGTTGACCTGGGGATGCCACGCATCGGTCGCGACCAGGATATGCGTCATGCAGCGCGTGCCGTCACTCGCGGAACTGGCGCGATCCGGCGCACCGGGTCGGTCCAGGTGATGATCTCGAAATGGCCGTCCTCGTGCTCGGCGAGCGCCGTGCAGCTCTCCACCCAGTCGCCGCAATTCATGTAGCGGATGCCGTGCTCGTCATGGATCGTCGCGTAGTGGATGTGGCCGCAGATCACGCCGTCACAGCCATGACGCCGCGCCTCGCCGGCCAGCGTCGCCTCGAACGCGCCGATATAGTTCACGGCCTTCTTGACCTTCAGCTTGGCCCATTGCGACAGCGACCAGTAGGGAACGCCGAACATCTTGCGGAAGAAGTTGACGAAGCGATTCATCTGGATCGCTAAGTCGTAGGCCTTGTCGCCGAGATGGGCGAGCCAGCGCGCATTCTGCACCACGAGATCGAAGATGTCGCCGTGGATCACGAGGTAGCGCTTGCCGTCGGCGCCAGTGTGAACGGTATTCTCCACCACGTCGATGCCGCCGAAATGCGTGCCGTAATATTTGCGCAGGAACTCGTCGTGGTTGCCCGGGACGTAGATCACCTTGGCGCCCTTGCGCGCCTTGCGCAGCATCTTCTGCACGAAATCGTTGTGGGTCTGCGGCCAGTACCAGTTCGACTTCAGCGCCCAGCCGTCGACGATATCACCAACGAGGTAGATCGTGTCGGCATCGTGGGAGCGGAGGAAGTCCAGCAGGCGGTCGGCTTGCGAACCGCGGGCTCCGAGATGAACATCGGAGATAAACAAAGTGCGAAAGCGCCGCTCGGGGCTTTCTTCACTCAAGGAGTCACTTCCCATGCCTGTGCACCTAACAGATTCCTGTGACAAGGCGATGACGATCCCCGCGACCCAAGGCCTCACTAACAGTTAACGAGAATCAGCAGCACGCCCCTCCAGTGCGGATAACAGCGGCGTGCGACAATCTGGCGACATGGATGGACGCGGCTGTGCGGAACAGGCGTTGTGTTGCCTGCATATCGCGGGGGGAACAATGCGCATTCAAAGAGGCGATGGATGGGTAGCCCGGATGAAGCGCAGCGTAATCCGGGGTCTTGCGTCCGCGGATGATCTGTTCCCGGATTTCGCTGCGCTTCATCCGGGCTACAAACTTCAGCCGGGCTACAAGAGCGTCAGTAATATTTGTGGAAGTGGTGCACCGGCCCGTGGCCGTGGCCGACGGCGAAGCGATCGGCGGCGGCGATCGCATCCGTGATCCAGGCCTTGCCGTTGCGCACGGCGGTCTCCATCGCCTCGCCTTTCGCCAGTCCGGCGGCGATCGCCGATGACAGCGAGCAGCCAGTGCCGTGCGTGTTGGCGGTTGCGATGCGCGGCGCCGCGAGCGCGATGCTTTGCTCGCCATCGATCAGATAGTCGATGCTCTCCGCGCCGTGCCCATGGCCGCCCTTGACCAGCACCGCGCGACATCCCATCGCCAGCAATTGCCTGCCCTGTCGCTCGACGTCGGCCTCGTTCGAGGCGACCGGCTCGTTCAGCAGCGCCGCCGCTTCCGGCAGGTTCGGCGTGATCAGCGAGGCCAGCGGAAATAGCATGGTCTTCAGCGCATCGACCGCCTCGGCCGCCAGCAGCCGATCGCCCGAGGTTGCGACCATCACCGGATCCAGCACGACATGCCGCGGCGCCCAGCGCTTCAGCCCGTCGGCAATCGCCGCGATGGTCTCGACCTGCGCCACCATGCCGATCTTGACCGCGCCGATTTCGAGGTCGGAGAACACCGCATCGATCTGCGCCGTGACGAACGAAGCGGGCACCGGATGGATGCCGCTGACCCCCGTGGTGTTCTGCGCCGTCAACGCCGTGATCGCGGAGGCGCCGTACACCCCGAACGCGGCAAAGCTCTTGAGGTCGGCCTGGATGCCCGCCCCGCCCGAGGAATCCGAACCGGCAATAGTGAGCGCAACCGGCGTCATTGCGCGGTACCGGCGGTTGGGACGAATGAGATCATGACGAACAAGCTCATGGCCTGTCCTAGCCCGGCCGCCCATCGGCAGCAAGTTCGGCTGACTTTACCGCGAGTTGGCCTTGTTGCCCCGTTGCCTTGCCCCCTTGCCTTGGCGGCCGGTTTTTGGCCTATAGTCGCGGAAATCCCCGGAGACGACTTTGATGGTTCCTTTCTTCGTCCAGATCAAATGCAAGCTCGGCCAGTCCTACACCGTCGCCAACGCGCTGGCGGAAGCCGAGATTGCGTCCGAGATCTATTCCACCGCGGGCAATTACGATCTGCTGGTCAAGTTCTACGTCGACCACGACACCGACATCGGCCATTTCATCAACGAGAAGGTTCAGGTGATCCCGGGCATCCAGGACACCCTCACCATCATCACCTTCAAGGCGTTCGGCGCGAAGTAGGACGCCCCAACACAAGCGTGCTGTAAACTCCTCAACCTGAGAGGATGTGAGGCTATATCCTCGTCCACCGCTGTCATCGCCCGGCTGTGCGCAATTGCGCACATGGACCGGGCGATCCAGTACACCGCAGCCTCTCGGCTCTAGCACTGCGCTCTCTGGAATACTGGATCACCCGCATGCGCGGGTGATGACACTGAGCAAGCTGAGCAATCACCCGTCATCCCCGCGCAAAGGTTTCGCCTTTGTCGCTGGAGGAGCCCGCATGGCGGGCGTCTCGAAGGATGCAGGCCATAGACCTGGGCCTCATGGTTCGAGACGCACGCTCCATGCTCCTCACCATGAGGAGCCGAGGCGCAGGACTACGACTCCTTCTCCTTCTTCACCGGCTTCGGCGGTCCCTCGACCGGCGGCAGCGACTTGATGTATTCGGCGATCGCGTCGCGATCGGTCGGCGAGAGCTGCGAGGTGTTGCGGATCACGCGCACCATCGATCCGCCGGCGCTGTCGCCGTCCGGCGTCTGTCCGCTCTCGAGGAAATAGGCGATATCCTTCGCGCTCCAGTCGGCGATCCCCCGCGGCGTGATGTTGGGCACCCAGCCTTCGCCTTCGGGATTCGGGCCACCGGCGAAGCGCTGCGAAGTGATGATGCCGCCGAGCAAATTGCGCGGGCTGTGACACTCGGCGCAATGGCCGAAGCTGTTGACGAGATAGGCGCCGCGATACCAATGCGCCGAGCGGCTCGCATCCGCGACGAACGGCTTGCCGTCCATGAACAGGAATTTCCAGACACCGACATTGCGCCGGATGTTGAAGGGAAACGGCAGATCGTGGTCGCGCACCTTGCCGGCGACCGGCGGCAAGGTCCTCAGATAGGCGAACAGGTCGCGCACGTCATTGAGCCTGGCGTGCTGATAGGATGTGTAGGGAAACGCCGGAAAATAGTGCGTCCCCGACGGCGAGGTGCCCTTCATGACCGCGGTGACGAAATCAGCCTCGCTCCAGCGGCCGATGCCGTCGTTCGGGTCGGGCGAGATGTTCGGCGCATAGAAGGTACCGAACGGCGACGGTATCGCGAGGCCGCCGCCGAGCCTGGTGCGATCGTCCTGCTTCGGCACCGCATGGCAGGAGGAACATCCTCCCGCATTGAACGTTGTGAGCCCGTTGGCCAGATTGGGCTGGTAGGCGGGCAGCGCGCTCGCGGCAACGGTCGCGGGGATCGTCAGCCACCAGAACACACCGAAGCCGATCAAGCCGGCCAAAGCGGCCAGGAGGAGAATTCGTCGCAACATTCACCGATCCGTCATTGGTCGCGTCAGTTCATCAACCAGTATGATGGCAACCGATCGCACAAGCTCGCATCAAATTTGCCGCACTCACGATCATTTTGGGAATAAATCCGGAGAGCCGCGGTTTGAAGATTTGCAACCATCGTGTGACGTCAAAGGGGAGAGAACCATGCCAAACAAGACCTTGCTTGCCACACTAATATTGGGCGCCGCAATCGCGCTCGCCGGTCCGGCCTTTGCCGAGAAGCTGCAGGCCAAATTGGACGGCAAGTCCGAAGTGCCTGCGACCACCAGCGCCGGCACCGGCACCGCCGACATCGACTACGACGCGGCCACCAAGAAGCTCAGCTGGAAGCTGACCTATTCCGGCCTCTCGGGCCCGGCGACCGCCGCGCATTTCCACGGCCCCGCCGAGGCCGGCAAGAATTCCGGTGTCGCGGTTGCCATCCCGAACGCGACGTCGAGCCCGGTCGAGGGCAGCGCGACGTTGACCGACGCGCAGGCCGCCGATCTTCTCGCCGGCAAGTACTATGTCAACGTCCACACCGCAGCCAACCCGGGCGGTGAGATCCGCGGCCAAGTGACGAAGTAGACCTCACGAAGTAAACTTCAACAAGAAACGGCCGACACAACAAAGGGCGGATGCTTCACGGCATCCGCCCTTTGATCGACCGAATGGCGATCAGCCCTTCTTGAGGCGATAGGTCTCGTGGCAGCCGCCGCACTGCTTGCCGATCACGGTCAGCTCGGCCTTCAGCGTGTCGACATCCTTGATCTTGCCCTTGGCGTCAGCGACGGATTTGGCAAAGCTCGCGATGTGCTGCTCGAAGCCGGCCTTGTCTTCCCAGATCTTGGGCCCGGCGGAGTAATCGCCTTCCGTCTTGAGGCCCTTGCTGCTTTCAGGGAACAGCGTCGGCAGCTTCTTGGCGGTGTCCTCGAACTTCGCCAGCGCGGCCTCGACCGTTGCCTGGTCGTAGGGCTTCTCGCCCTTGATGATGGCGCCGAGCGCACCGGCGTTCTTGCCGGTTTCCTTCATCTGGGCCTGGGTCTGCTTGACCTGATTCTGGTCGGCCACGACCGCACCCGCACTCAACGCAAGCATCGCTGCAACGACGACAATCCGCTTCATCGGCAAAACCCCTCAATCCTGCTCTGTCCCGGTCCGCAGGTACGCGGCCGGCCTGGTTTGCAAACACCGCAGGCGGAATCTTCATTCCGCCTGCGACAATTTATCAGAGATTATGGCGGCGCTGCGCCTCGCGGATCGCGATCCAGACCCGCTCCGGCGTGGCCGGCATGTCGATATGGTCGATCCCGAACTCGCGATGCAGCCCCTCGACGATCGCGTTGACGACCGCCGGGCACGAGCCGATCGCGCCGGCCTCGCCTGCGCCCTTGACGCCAAGCGGGTTGGTCGTGCACGGCACGTTGTGGGTCTCGAACACGAAGGACGGCCCGTCGGCGGCGCGCGGCATCGCATAGTCCATGAAGGTGCCGGTGACGAGCTGACCGTCGGTTGGGCTGTAGACCGCCTGCTCCATCAGCGCCTGCCCGATGCCCTGCATCGCGCCGCCATGAACCTGGCCTGCGAGCATCAGCGGATTGAGCGTGACGCCGAAATCGTCGACGATGACGTAGCTGACGATCTTGATGATGCCGGTGGCGGGATCGATCTCGACCTCGGCGAGATGCGTGCCGTTCGGATAGGTGCCGTCGGCGCTGGCGAAGGTCGCGCTCGAGTTCATCTTCGACGTATCGCCGCCGGGACGCTTGGCGAGATCGGCAAAGCTGACCGAGCGGTCGGTGCCGGCGATGCGGATGCGGCCGTCGGCGATTTCGAGGTCGCCGGCGCCGGCCTCCAGCGCCTGCGCCGCAAGCTCCTTCAGCTTGTTGCCGAGCTCGTGCGTCGCCCGCTGCACGCTGACGCCGCCGGACGGAATCGATGCCGAACCGCCGGTGCCGAGGCCGGTCGCGATCTTGTCGGTGTCGCCCTGCAGGACATGGACGCGCTCCGGCGGTACGCCGAACTGCTCGGCGACGATCTGCGCATAGGCGGTCTGGTGGCCCTGCCCGCTCGACTGCGTGCCGATCAGGATCGAGATGTCGCCGTTGGGATCGAGCGCCACATTGGCGGTCTCCTCGCCCATGGTGCCGCAGACCTCGACATAGCTCGCCATGCCGATGCCCCGCACCAGGCCGTCCTTCTTGGCAGCCTTGGCGCGCTTCGGAAACTCCTTCCAGTTGGCGATCTCCATCGCGCGCTTCATATGCGCGACGAAGTCGCCGGAGTCGTAGACCTTGCCGGTTGCGGTCGTGTAGGGCAGCGACTTCGGCGGAATGAAATTCTTCCGCCGGATGGCATCCGGCGTCATGCCGAGCTTTCGCGCAGCAGCATCGACCAGCCGCTCGATCACGTAGGCGGCCTCCGGGCGGCCGGCGCCGCGATAGGCATCGACCGGCACCGTGTTGGTGAACACGGTGCGGACGCGGCAGTGGAAGGCCTTGATGTCATAGAGACCCGGCAGCATGCCGGCGCCGCCATGCGGAATGTAGGGCGCGAACGTCGAGAGATAGGCACCCATGTCACCCATCAGATCGACATCCATGCCGAGGAATTTGCCGTCCTCGGCGAGCGCCATCTTCGCGGTGGTGAGGTTGTCGCGGCCCTGCGCGTCGCCCATGAAATGGTCGGAGCGCTCGGCGGTCCATTTGACGGACTTCTTGAGCTTGCGCGCCGCGACCGAGATCAGCGCATATTCGCGATAAGGAAACAGCTTGGTGCCGAAGCCGCCGCCGACATCCGGGCAGATCACCCGCATGTTCTCCTTCGGCATCTTCAGGATCATGTCGCAGAGGATCTCGCGCAGACGGTGGCTGCCCTGGCTGCCGATCGTCAGCGTCAGGTGATCCTTCCTGGCGTCGTATTCGGCGACCGCGGCGCGGGTCTCCATGAAATTGGTGATGACGCGCGGATTGACGATGGTGATCTCGGCCACCGCATGCGCCTTGGCGAACGCGGCCTCGGCGGCGCCCTTGTCGCCGATCGAGACGTCGAACAGCAGATTGCCGGGCTTGTCCGGCCACACCTGCGGCGCGCCCTTCTTCACCGCATTGATCAGGCCGGCCACCGCCGGCAGTGGCGTCCACTTGACGTCGATCGCCTCGATCGCGTCGCGGGCGTGATCGACGGTATCGGCGACCACGAAGGCGATCGCGTCGCCGACATGGCGTACCTCATCCTTGGCGAGGATCGGATAAGGCGGTGCGGTGAACGGATCGGTTTCGAGATTGAACAGGCACGGCAGGCCGCCGAGCTCGGCGACATCGGCCGCGGTCAGGATCAGCGCCACGCCGGGCATGCCGCGGGCCTTGCCAGCATCGATCGTGTAGGTCGCGTGCGCATGCGGCGAGCGCAGCATCAGCGCGTGCAATGCGGGAGACGGGGCGACGTCGTCGGTATAGCGGCCCTTGCCGCGAATCAGAGCGTCATCCTCCTTGCGCCGCACACTTTGTCCGACGCCGAACTTGATGGGAGCTGCCATCGTCTCTCCAATTTCCTTGGTTGTTTGCGCGCATATTGGCGTGGTTGTCAGCGAAGCGCAAACCGCTTTCCGCCGCACGCGGCGCTATCCCACGGCCAACTCCTATGCATTTGATTTGACAGGTAAAACTATACGCGCCGCAGCGCGAACAGCCAGCCACGACCGAACAGCGTGAGGATCAGCAGCGCGTAGACGAAGGCGCCGACCGTGATCAGCAACAGCAGGATCATCTCATCGCGAAAGATCTGCATCGGCGCGAACCACACATAGGCGAAATGCGAGGTCAGCCACAGCGCAAGCGCGAGCAGCACCCCGCACAGTGCAAAAGTGCCGAACGAGCGGATCAGTGTGCGATCGAACGCGAGGTAGCCGCGGCGCACGGCGAACAGCAGCACCAGCAGCAGATTGACCCAGGCCCCGACCGCGGTCGCCAGCGCGAGCCCGACCTGCGCCAGTGAGCCGACCAACGCGATCTTCAGCGCGACATTGACCGCGACCCCGGTCAGCGCCGCCTTGACAGGGGTTGCGGTATCCTTGCGGGCATAGAAAG from Bradyrhizobium sp. B124 includes:
- a CDS encoding caspase family protein produces the protein MVRLTSIMISAALLGLLSLGVSGTASAETDGITVGNATQAPAQPIDQAASPTTPAVAPPGALRGPEQRVALVIGNANYENAPKLANPGNDAQSMAELLNAAGFEVIAATDLRQGDMVKVLQDFSDKVTARGPGTVAMIYYAGHGVQLAGENYLIPIDARIATPSDLDGNAVRLVDVMGTLENIPSRMRIVVLDACRNNPFPNVNDAGRGLAVVDAPSGSIVGYSTAPGMEAQDGSNGHSPYTNAFLRLAREPNLPIEQLFKRVRLEVNSTTDGRQTPWESSSLTSDFYFFGDTAVASGRAPENGPVVQMASNLPNRSVRQAYDFVLSEGRPEYYEEFIRLYPRDPLCDPIRFLLTNWLQVAAWHKAVLANTPFAYKTFHDNFGNSPYAQSALKLQAQPKAIPLMQFTRLSSRPAFRPINAGAQGAVGKIVTMPAPAAKPVGMPSSIGKGKVASLPGANAGNTTSNRIMKDNSGQHFRAERQSMQVNRTGSGGSHTAFHPSPSGSHLGGMGGSHRGGFRH
- a CDS encoding threonine/serine dehydratase gives rise to the protein MTDITLNPPVAAADIDAAARVVAPFAVRTPLLTFPVLNERVGTQVFLKPEMLQRTGSFKFRGAFNKLASIPQDKRSGGVVAFSSGNHAQGVAAAAKILNMQATIVMPADSPITKRERTKSYGAEVVLYDRDRDDREAIANGIASKRGATLVRPYDDPFVIAGQGTAGREIAEDMAALGLVPDIVVAPASGGGLIAGVATAVKAKYPQAQVIVAEPAGYDDHALSLKVGHREAHPVAARTICDALMAMMPGELTFAINSKLLANGVSVSDDEVGAAVAFAYRELKLVVEPGGAVGLAALLAGRIDAKGKNVVIVLSGGNVDADLFAKLVA
- a CDS encoding glycosyltransferase family 1 protein; translated protein: MTHILVATDAWHPQVNGVVRTLTMMAQAAKSLGVEVSFLTPDEFRTFAMPSYRDLRLALPYQAKVASLIEAARPDSIHIATEGPIGLSVRRYCRKHGLPFTTSFHTRFPEYVSARTPVPEAWVWRALRWFHKPSRAVMAATPALAAELRQRGFRNVVLWSRGVDTALFHPRDVDLCLPQPVYLSVGRVAVEKNLEAFLDLDLPGTKVVVGDGPARAALERKYPEALFLGARHGEELAEIYAAADVFVFPSRTDTFGLVLLEALASGLPVAAFPVTGPRDVIGAAPVGVLDEDLRHACLEALSIPRQACVDFAALHTWQASARVFIDRCMNVRPVAPDGEGEALEFGAEEHHFAALPAPQPNSR
- a CDS encoding UDP-2,3-diacylglucosamine diphosphatase; its protein translation is MGSDSLSEESPERRFRTLFISDVHLGARGSQADRLLDFLRSHDADTIYLVGDIVDGWALKSNWYWPQTHNDFVQKMLRKARKGAKVIYVPGNHDEFLRKYYGTHFGGIDVVENTVHTGADGKRYLVIHGDIFDLVVQNARWLAHLGDKAYDLAIQMNRFVNFFRKMFGVPYWSLSQWAKLKVKKAVNYIGAFEATLAGEARRHGCDGVICGHIHYATIHDEHGIRYMNCGDWVESCTALAEHEDGHFEIITWTDPVRRIAPVPRVTARAA
- the thiD gene encoding bifunctional hydroxymethylpyrimidine kinase/phosphomethylpyrimidine kinase encodes the protein MTPVALTIAGSDSSGGAGIQADLKSFAAFGVYGASAITALTAQNTTGVSGIHPVPASFVTAQIDAVFSDLEIGAVKIGMVAQVETIAAIADGLKRWAPRHVVLDPVMVATSGDRLLAAEAVDALKTMLFPLASLITPNLPEAAALLNEPVASNEADVERQGRQLLAMGCRAVLVKGGHGHGAESIDYLIDGEQSIALAAPRIATANTHGTGCSLSSAIAAGLAKGEAMETAVRNGKAWITDAIAAADRFAVGHGHGPVHHFHKYY
- a CDS encoding Lrp/AsnC ligand binding domain-containing protein, whose translation is MVPFFVQIKCKLGQSYTVANALAEAEIASEIYSTAGNYDLLVKFYVDHDTDIGHFINEKVQVIPGIQDTLTIITFKAFGAK
- a CDS encoding cytochrome c, with the translated sequence MLRRILLLAALAGLIGFGVFWWLTIPATVAASALPAYQPNLANGLTTFNAGGCSSCHAVPKQDDRTRLGGGLAIPSPFGTFYAPNISPDPNDGIGRWSEADFVTAVMKGTSPSGTHYFPAFPYTSYQHARLNDVRDLFAYLRTLPPVAGKVRDHDLPFPFNIRRNVGVWKFLFMDGKPFVADASRSAHWYRGAYLVNSFGHCAECHSPRNLLGGIITSQRFAGGPNPEGEGWVPNITPRGIADWSAKDIAYFLESGQTPDGDSAGGSMVRVIRNTSQLSPTDRDAIAEYIKSLPPVEGPPKPVKKEKES
- a CDS encoding CHRD domain-containing protein, translated to MPNKTLLATLILGAAIALAGPAFAEKLQAKLDGKSEVPATTSAGTGTADIDYDAATKKLSWKLTYSGLSGPATAAHFHGPAEAGKNSGVAVAIPNATSSPVEGSATLTDAQAADLLAGKYYVNVHTAANPGGEIRGQVTK
- a CDS encoding cytochrome c, whose product is MKRIVVVAAMLALSAGAVVADQNQVKQTQAQMKETGKNAGALGAIIKGEKPYDQATVEAALAKFEDTAKKLPTLFPESSKGLKTEGDYSAGPKIWEDKAGFEQHIASFAKSVADAKGKIKDVDTLKAELTVIGKQCGGCHETYRLKKG
- a CDS encoding xanthine dehydrogenase family protein molybdopterin-binding subunit; its protein translation is MAAPIKFGVGQSVRRKEDDALIRGKGRYTDDVAPSPALHALMLRSPHAHATYTIDAGKARGMPGVALILTAADVAELGGLPCLFNLETDPFTAPPYPILAKDEVRHVGDAIAFVVADTVDHARDAIEAIDVKWTPLPAVAGLINAVKKGAPQVWPDKPGNLLFDVSIGDKGAAEAAFAKAHAVAEITIVNPRVITNFMETRAAVAEYDARKDHLTLTIGSQGSHRLREILCDMILKMPKENMRVICPDVGGGFGTKLFPYREYALISVAARKLKKSVKWTAERSDHFMGDAQGRDNLTTAKMALAEDGKFLGMDVDLMGDMGAYLSTFAPYIPHGGAGMLPGLYDIKAFHCRVRTVFTNTVPVDAYRGAGRPEAAYVIERLVDAAARKLGMTPDAIRRKNFIPPKSLPYTTATGKVYDSGDFVAHMKRAMEIANWKEFPKRAKAAKKDGLVRGIGMASYVEVCGTMGEETANVALDPNGDISILIGTQSSGQGHQTAYAQIVAEQFGVPPERVHVLQGDTDKIATGLGTGGSASIPSGGVSVQRATHELGNKLKELAAQALEAGAGDLEIADGRIRIAGTDRSVSFADLAKRPGGDTSKMNSSATFASADGTYPNGTHLAEVEIDPATGIIKIVSYVIVDDFGVTLNPLMLAGQVHGGAMQGIGQALMEQAVYSPTDGQLVTGTFMDYAMPRAADGPSFVFETHNVPCTTNPLGVKGAGEAGAIGSCPAVVNAIVEGLHREFGIDHIDMPATPERVWIAIREAQRRHNL